One bacterium genomic window carries:
- a CDS encoding tetratricopeptide repeat protein, with translation MKINPDRGGSAPFPDWSRLIVFPVFFLMAVMAAGGMSWAAGADPAVPPHLNVLVITIDTLRADHLGCYGYQGVKTPNIDTLARQGTVFQQSFTPVPVTLPSHVSIFTGTYPPFHGVRNNGNFILDAQALTLAEVLADQGYRTAAFIGAYVLDSYYGLDQGFQWYDDDFSEGASNEEELYQEKNAEQITREAVKWLENNGQSRFFIWLHYFDPHSPYSPPSPFLEEYRQNPYDGEIAYTDHWLGVLFHKLREQKLDDKTLIILTSDHGESLGEHNELTHGVFIYDATLRVPLILKGGPLPSSKTVSSQVRTLDLMPTVLQILGIDCPGSVQGKSLVNLINGQPDKEERVLYCESYLPYYNHGWSPLAGIRAGNWKYIKAPKPELYDLQKDAAEKQNRIRELSATQDQMEAKLKAMLSSIAPPEMKGDRKAEPQGDHALPVPDQDRLKKLMSLGYISTAPAGKKKDGSLADPKDKIGLMDYLNRGMGFLEARDPNQAIREFKALISQDPQNIFAHLILGSTYCKVKLYDLALEEFTTVARMDDSYMDIHNRLASVYQIKGMSDRAIEEYKTAIQKYPRCAENYNLLATVYLDIHRYDEAIEQLKEGIRLKPGFIRAHNNLGLAYGRKKNYALAIEEFQTALKSSPSIAEIYNNLGCVYLELGILLNQKENIPQFPIDPQEMEKIYQKIPNLQDHPAIAFDLARESFENSLKIDPRFKDARINLGIAYLNAGSGDKAVAEYKKILADDPSDIQSRLNLAVVYLQGGQVEQGRESLQEVLIRDPNNMPAHYYLGSTYMQAGQIENALAEYRRMVQIQPRNPDAHFYLGEAYRAKGQTRQAIEEYQQSLKINPLHIRAQQSLSAVTLKNNSP, from the coding sequence ATGAAGATTAATCCTGATCGAGGAGGATCGGCTCCATTTCCGGACTGGAGCAGGCTTATTGTTTTTCCTGTTTTTTTCCTCATGGCAGTCATGGCCGCGGGAGGCATGTCCTGGGCAGCAGGTGCCGATCCGGCGGTCCCCCCGCATCTCAATGTTCTGGTGATTACCATTGATACCTTACGAGCCGATCATCTTGGGTGTTACGGATATCAGGGAGTAAAGACTCCCAATATCGACACCCTGGCCCGGCAGGGAACAGTGTTCCAGCAGAGCTTCACTCCGGTTCCGGTTACCCTTCCCTCTCATGTTTCCATCTTCACCGGAACCTATCCTCCTTTTCATGGGGTCCGCAATAACGGGAATTTTATTCTTGACGCTCAGGCACTCACGCTGGCAGAGGTTCTGGCTGACCAGGGGTATCGGACGGCAGCGTTTATCGGAGCCTATGTCCTGGACTCTTATTACGGATTAGATCAGGGATTTCAATGGTATGATGATGATTTTTCCGAAGGGGCAAGCAATGAGGAGGAATTGTATCAGGAAAAAAACGCCGAGCAGATCACCCGGGAGGCGGTGAAGTGGCTGGAGAACAACGGTCAATCCCGTTTTTTTATCTGGCTTCACTATTTCGATCCCCACTCACCCTACAGTCCGCCATCTCCCTTTCTGGAAGAATACCGCCAAAACCCCTACGATGGGGAAATCGCCTATACCGACCACTGGCTTGGAGTTTTATTCCATAAGCTGCGGGAGCAGAAGCTCGACGACAAGACCCTGATCATTCTCACCTCAGACCATGGTGAAAGCCTGGGAGAGCACAATGAGCTGACTCACGGAGTATTTATTTACGATGCTACCTTGCGGGTGCCTCTGATACTGAAGGGTGGTCCACTTCCTTCCTCCAAAACGGTTTCCTCCCAGGTCCGGACCCTGGACCTTATGCCAACCGTTTTACAGATCCTGGGAATCGACTGTCCAGGTTCAGTGCAGGGGAAGAGTCTGGTGAATTTAATCAATGGCCAGCCGGATAAAGAAGAGCGGGTTTTGTACTGCGAGTCCTATTTGCCGTATTACAATCATGGCTGGAGCCCGCTGGCAGGAATCCGGGCCGGTAATTGGAAATACATCAAGGCCCCGAAACCAGAGCTTTACGATCTTCAGAAAGACGCTGCGGAGAAGCAAAACCGGATCAGGGAGCTTTCGGCCACCCAGGATCAGATGGAAGCAAAGCTTAAGGCAATGCTATCTTCAATAGCCCCCCCCGAAATGAAAGGGGACCGGAAAGCGGAACCACAAGGTGATCATGCGCTCCCTGTGCCGGATCAGGATCGTCTGAAGAAGTTAATGAGCCTGGGATATATTTCCACTGCACCCGCCGGCAAGAAAAAAGATGGCTCTCTGGCTGACCCGAAGGATAAGATCGGGCTTATGGATTATTTAAACCGCGGCATGGGATTTTTGGAGGCCCGGGATCCCAACCAGGCGATCAGGGAGTTCAAAGCTTTGATCAGCCAGGATCCGCAAAATATTTTCGCTCATCTGATACTTGGCTCAACCTATTGTAAAGTTAAACTTTACGATTTGGCTTTAGAGGAGTTCACTACCGTTGCCCGGATGGATGATTCCTATATGGATATCCACAACCGGCTGGCCTCTGTCTATCAGATAAAGGGGATGAGCGACCGGGCTATTGAGGAATACAAGACAGCTATTCAGAAGTATCCCCGATGTGCGGAAAACTATAACCTTCTGGCCACGGTATATCTTGATATCCACCGCTATGATGAGGCTATCGAGCAATTGAAGGAAGGCATCAGACTTAAGCCCGGCTTTATCCGGGCCCATAATAACCTCGGACTGGCCTATGGCAGGAAAAAGAACTACGCTCTGGCCATAGAGGAGTTCCAGACTGCCCTGAAAAGCAGTCCTTCGATTGCTGAAATTTACAATAACCTGGGCTGTGTTTATCTGGAACTGGGTATCCTGCTCAACCAGAAAGAAAATATCCCTCAATTTCCCATCGATCCCCAGGAAATGGAAAAAATTTATCAGAAGATTCCGAATCTGCAGGACCATCCGGCCATAGCCTTTGATCTGGCCAGAGAGTCGTTTGAAAATTCCTTAAAGATTGATCCCCGATTCAAGGATGCCAGAATAAACCTGGGAATAGCTTACCTGAATGCCGGTTCCGGAGACAAGGCCGTAGCTGAGTATAAAAAGATACTGGCCGATGATCCTTCGGATATCCAGTCCCGGTTGAATCTGGCTGTCGTGTATTTGCAGGGGGGGCAGGTTGAGCAGGGGAGGGAAAGCCTTCAGGAAGTCCTCATCCGGGACCCTAACAATATGCCTGCTCATTACTACCTTGGCTCAACCTACATGCAGGCAGGTCAAATTGAAAACGCTCTTGCTGAATACCGCCGGATGGTTCAGATTCAGCCCCGGAATCCTGATGCTCATTTTTATCTGGGAGAGGCCTATCGGGCCAAAGGTCAAACCAGGCAGGCCATTGAAGAGTATCAGCAATCACTGAAAATCAATCCCCTTCACATAAGAGCGCAGCAGAGCCTTTCCGCAGTGACCTTGAAAAATAACTCACCATGA